Part of the Oncorhynchus nerka isolate Pitt River linkage group LG14, Oner_Uvic_2.0, whole genome shotgun sequence genome is shown below.
gttactccatgctgtcccactttagctactccatgctgtcccactttagctactccatgctgtcccactttagctactccatgctgtcccactttagctactccatgccgtcccactttagctactccatgccgtcctactttagctactccatgccgtcctactttagctactccatgccgtcccactttagctactccatgctgtcccactTTAGCTACTCCACGCTGTCCCACTTTAGTTACTCCACACTGTcccactttagctactccatgctgtcccactTTAGCTACTCCACGCTGTCCCACTTTAgttactccatgctgtcccactttagctactccatgctgtcccactttagctactccatgctgtcccactTTAGTTACTCCACGCTGTCCCACTTTAgttactccatgctgtcccactttagctactccatACTGTCCCACTTTAgttactccatgctgtcccactttagctactccatgctgtcccactttagctactccatgccGTCCTACTTTAGCTAGCTATGGTTGGTAAAGCGGGACAATAACAAAAGACGGAATTACAAAATAGAAACATAATATTTGCAACTTCTTTATGAATTTTCATGCAGTACTACATCATATGCACATTTAAATCAACATTTGGCACAGTGCGATATTTTGCAATTTTATAACATCAAAACAGAAAGAAAGCTTTGTCGCTGTGTTTTGCAGGGTGAGCTTCCTGTTTGAAGCTTGCTCTGTCCCCCTCTGATGTCACACCAATAAAGTGATGTGATTTTGTGTTTTGCAGGGTGAGCTTCCTGTTTGAAGCTTGCTCTGTCCCCCTCTGATGTCACACCAATAAAGTGATGTGATTTTGTGTTTTGCAGGGTGAGCTTCCTGTTTGAAGCTTGCTCTGTCCCCCTCTGATGTCACACCAATAAAGTGATGTCGCTGTGTTTTGCAGGGTGAGCTTCCTGTTTGAAGCTTGCTCTGTCCCCCTCTGATGTCACACCAATAAAGTGATGTCGCTGTGTTTTGCAGGGTGAGCTTCCTGTTTGAAGCTTGCTCTGTCCCCCTCTGATGTCACACCAATAAAGTGATGTCGCTGTGTTTTGCAGGGTGAGCTTCCTGTTTGAAGCTTGCTCTGTCCCCCTCTGATGTCACACCAATAAAGTGATGTGATTTTGATCGTGTAGTTTCTCTGCAAGGGCATAACAATAGTTTAGATTTTCTCATGTCAGACCAATAAATAAATGGGTAAGGATTAAGCTGTGCCGGTTGAAATGATGTTCCACTCTTTCCGAATTCACCCTTTAGGCTAAACGCCAGTCATGCTTGACAAGTATAATGTAGGATAATTAACGTCTAAAGGCTTGATTCTGTTGACATACTCGAGGCACGGTTCGGTCAGATCAAATGGCCACAAGCTGAGAGAAAGGCTAGTACCTGTTGTGCACATTTGCGCATAGCCCACATAGCCTACATAGCCTACATAGCCTACTGCTGTGGGCGCATTGCTGCGCGTAACATGTGAAGAAATATGTTTAGCAACATTTTCAGATAAATGTTCTGATCGGTTGCGTTAGCCTCATtgcttaatatatatatatatatatatatttatttattttatgtaCAGTAGATGTATGAATATTGGATCCATTGTCCCAGAACCAGGCGTGGACCTAGCCTCAGGGCAGAGGGGGCGGGCGCTTTCAAGGGGTCCTTCTAACCAAATCATAAAAGTATATCAGCTATCATAAACACAAATTGGCCATCATCACATAGAGCCATGCAAGCCTATTTCCAATAAAACATACAGATAATGTCACTTTGCCAGAcaccaaaaaaaaaaagtgtcagtCTGCGGTGAATCGCAATACAATGTTTCAGCACACGTCGTTCTACAAAGCACAGTGTTCGGGAGAGCTCCGCAGGtggtcagcaccatggacagcacacGTCGCTCTACAAAGCGCAGTGGTCGGGAGAGCTCCGCAGGtggtcagcaccatggacagcacacGTCGCTCTACAAAGCGCAGTGGTCGGGAGAGCTCCGCAGGtggtcagcaccatggacagcacacGTCGCTCTACAAAGCGCAGTGGTCGGGAGAGCTCCGCAGGTGGTCAGCACCAAGGACAGCAGCACCAAAGCGACGAGTCATCAAAACCATTCATCGCAACGCATGAAGCTCTCGTTTAGCAGACATAGGCCTACATTCAAAGATAAAGTAGACAATGAGGTCACAACTACAAAACAGGCACATCGTAAGCAACACAAGGCAGGCAGTGTCACACACGCACACGGCCTGCATATAGGTGTCAAGAGTTGATGAGCAAGAGGGCCTGTAATAACATGTCAACTGCTTTCATCTTAACCAAAGACCAATCAAAAAGGATGTTTCACTCACCAGGTTGTCACTGCTCAGCCAAAATACCCATGTTGTAGTCTGATGTAATCTAGTCCATTTTGTTAAATTCCATTACCATGCGTTCAATAGAACTAAATAATAATCCCAACACTTGAACAAACTATTTACAAATCAGGGTCCCGTTTTTAAAAcgtcatcctcctctccttcatgttGGTAAATTTGCCAATCAAGTTGTCAGTGTCTACAGTGCCTtgccttattccacattttgcctGATTTAAATATATATTACGGTAATAATaaccctgaattcaaaatggattaaatagatattttccctcacccatctacacacaataccccacaatcaaagtgaaaacatgttgttgttttttttgcaaaaaaaaaaaaaagaactacAGAAATATATAATTTGCATAACCCTGAGACAATACTttatagaagcacctttggcagtgattacagctgtgagtctttctgggtaagtttaagagctttccacaccttttattgtgcaacatttgctcaCTATTCTTTTCAAacctcttcaagctctgtcaaattgattgATTATTgcttagacaaccattttcaggtcttgccatagatgttcaagtagatttaagtcaactgtaattcggtcactcaggaacattcactgtcttcttggtaagcaaccccAGTGTAGAttttgccttgtgttttaggttattgtcctactcAAAGGTGATTTCATCTCCCAgtttctggtggaaagcagactgaaccacgttttccctctaggattttgctgTGGAcactattccgtttcttttttatcatgaaaaactccccagtccttaatgattacaagcatacccataacatgatgcagccaccactatacttGAAAATATGGAATGTTTGtagtatttgccccaaacataactttgtattcaagacaaaaaatgaattgctttgccacatttgttgTAGTATTCCtttagtgcctttttgcaaacaggatgcatgttttggaatattttttattctgtacaggattccttccttccactctgtcaattaggttagttttgtggagtgttgttgatccatcctcagttaataactttaccatgctcaaagggatattcattgtaatttgtaaacatttcgaaaacataattccactttgacattatggagaattgtgtgtaggccatctaaatgtaatccattttaaattcaggctgtaacacaacagaatgtggaaaactcaaggtgtgtgaatactttcttagTCACTATGTCCCACTCAGTATAAAGCAATGCGAGATTGGATAGTCTGGCCTTATTCATGTATGCACGCAAATATCGCTTGATGATTTTCACAGGCGGCTGAAACTTTGCTTGGCACTGCTGATGGCACTGGCACTACTGATGGCACTGGCACTACTGATGGCACTGGCACTACTGATGGCACTGCTGATGGCACTGGCACTACTGATGGCACTGCTGATGGCACTGGCACTACTAATGGCACTGCTGATGGGAAGGATGTACGTCTTCTTTAGTAAACTGTTCCAAAACACCAACATTAATTTAAACTCAAATGTGCTCATCTTTGAGAGCAGGTCATCAGCTGGTGTAGTATAGTTATGGTGATTTATTCAGAGCAGAGTTCAAGGATTGCATGCAGGCTCTGTACAATCACTTCTGTGGCCTGTTTCCTGGAGGCCCACCTTGTGGCCAGTAGGCTCTTCAGCTTGAGAACAGCGAGAGATCCAGCTGCACGTTTTCCTGTTCCTTCTTCAGTATTTTAAACCTTGGAAGGCTAGAAGTCAGAAAGCAGTACAGGATCTCCAGTGCACACCAAAATAATTTAGCTCTACACAAGGAACAATGAGCATCCATTAGAAATTAATGTATGGTGTGTGCGAAGTAGTGCACGTACACATCCTTATTCGAACAGTTTCTTAGGcttccgtgtctacagtgtctcatgggggACAAACATCATTAACCAAACGTAGAATCGGTCAGGAAACACAACTCCAAGACTGAAATCTTGTTTTTTTAATAAGCAGCAGAAAAAGGACCAATCTGTGTTCAGTGGCTCTTTAATACATTGGAGGTGCCAAAGAGGCATTTTTATTTAGACCTTTTTGGAAGTACATACCGACCAATAAGGGGACTCTTATTGAAATGTTTCATCAGCGCATGTTCCTAGAAGATACAATTGCTAATGAGTATGAATTGGCAAGAGCCGATAGTGGCAGGAAATCAACCGCTCTTTTATTAATTTCTTTGACCCAGGTTAGCTGCCCCCCCTCCACAACCTgctgccccccctccctccccagaagATATCATCGTGAACATCAACTGTCTGCTGCAGCTGTTTCAGCGGTGTGAGCAGTGCAGGCGTGAGAGTGTGATCCAGACGCAGGGAGACAGGACATGCCTCTCTGTGACCCAACACTGCCAGAGCTGCAACCACCGCAGGACATGGGCAAGCAAcgcatctactgtccagacaacACACAGAGGAAATGGGGACGAGCCACAGAATATTCAGGTGGGTATTTCAGGATTAACAGTTGATATTGTGAGGTAACTAACTTCAGTTGTTTGTATTCTGTGGTATCTctagttattttatttttttaatacagAACTGTCACTCCAATAATACTGGTGTTTTCCTTCGCTAAGTAGGTTGACATGCAGGTGGCCCTGCCATCTGAGGACACAGATGGAGCCTTGCCGTCTGAGAACCGAGATGGGGACTTGCCATCGGAGGACAGAGATGAGGCTCTGGATCTGACTGGCTCTTTGGAGATGGAGGTGACTGTAGACCAGCCACCAAGACCAGGGGGAAGTGGCATGTCCCTGGTGAGGGGGAAAAATGAGGGGAACaaaggaacagaggagagaaagaaagtgacTAAGGTGGTGTTGGACAGTGAGATGGACTGTGCACGAAGCCAGGAGGACAATGGCCTGTCCTCACAGGAgaatgaggaaggagaggagagaaaaggaaaatTCCTAGGTGGTGAACAACAGGAGAATGGTGCTGAGCAGCGGGCCTCTATTGAAGTGACAATATACTCTATAGAGCCTGAGGACTCTGAAAGCCCTACCTCTCAGATAGACAAAGGAGAGAagactgcagatgggtgtgagggggagggtgATGTGTGTGAGATGGAGGGTGAAGAGACAGATGAGGAAGATAGGCGGACAGAGAGTGACTCTGAATTTGACCCAGAAGCTGAGgaagagggactgagagagagtgACTCTGAATTTGACCCAGAAGAGGAGAAACCAacgagtaggagagggagaggcaggggaagggGTAGGGGGAAAGGGAGAAGCAGAGGAAGGCAATTGCagcaggctgcaggagagactggtttgGATGAGTCTGCTGAAGACTCTGATGgatcaccatcatcaccccagagagaccagcaggacCAGGAGTCGTTCAGCGGTGCTGCTGGAGAACCGGACTCCGGGGACCTTGTCAGCATCCGGCAGAAATTCAAATACTCTAAAAAACACCACATGGTCCTCTGTCCTGAATGTGGCGTCCTGTACACCACCAGGCTGAAACACCATAAGTGTGAACACAAGTTCATGGTCCGCTGTCCAGACTGTGGGCAGGGTTGTGCGAGTGAACTGGGCCTCAAGCAGCACCGGAGGCTACACCGTCAGGACCTTAAGTTTCCCTGTAAGTTCTGCCTCCAATCCTTCAGGACGCGGCCGGACAAGCTGACCCACGAGAAGTCCCACAGATTCAAAAGATTAAAAGGTCACAGATGCTACAGCTGCTCAGAGTGCCCACTGAGCTTTGACAACATCCTCATACGGAATCGCCATCTCAGAGAGCACGAGTCCAAGAGACACATCTGTCACACATGTTACAAGGAATTCAACAAAGGTCACCTCCTGGAGAGGCACGCACTGTCCCACAGTGACGACAAGCCCTTCAAGTGCCAGGTCTGGAGGGAGGGGCAGGGTTTCAATTACATTCAACTGAAGTGTCAGTTTCAATTACTTATTTTGAAGAGGGCTATTtactgtaaataaaataaaaactttacatttttatttaaatccAAAGTATTGTATTTACATGGTCCATGTTGCCCTTACCTGTGTGTCAGGTGTGCCAGCGTGCCTTTGCCCAGCTCAGCCAGCTGAAGTCCCACCTGCGCGTCCACACTGGGGAGAGGCCCTTCCAATGCCAGCGCTGCGACAAGAGCTTCAACCACAACGTCAGCCTCAAGAACCACGTCAGACGCTACCACAGCCCAGACTCAGGGCTGGACCCTGATGGAGGCACAGAAGTGGAGGGacagggggggaggagggaaacAGATGGCAGGActgggcaggagggagggaggtgagatcGAGGAAGCCTCGGCAGCAGGTAGAGCTTACCTTTATGACTGAGTGGGAGATgtgggcaggaggagagagagcaaagagagtggaggagaaaccGAGGAAGAGGAAACACCAGTGCAATGATGATcctgtattcattagtgcacactgtagcaaaacattttTGTAACCGAAAATGAAAACAAGTGTttgttattggacaagttcacgTACTGCCTCTCCATTTTGGCCCGTTTGCTTCTGATTTGTTCTTAGTGAAGTACTTTTTaaaaaattgaacctttatttaactaggcaagtcagttaagaacaaattcttatttacaatgacggcctaccccagccaaactctAACGAcactgtgggactcccaatcatggccggttgtgataagcctggaatcgaaccagggtctgtagagatgcagtgccttagaccgttgctTCACTCGGGAGTCCCAAGACTAAGAGCAGGAAACATCTCCTGGCACTAGAATTTGTTATCCTCATGTTCTGTCTTTGAACTTAGAACTTTTTTGGATTCCTAGAACCtgattgaagaatctaaaatatatttagatttgttaaaCTCTATTTTGGTttctgcatgattccatatgtgttatttaatagttttgatgtctacactattctacaatgtagaaaatagtgcaaataaagaaaaacccttgaattagtagttgTGTCCCAACTTTTAAATGGTAGTGTACAGTATCAGTCAGAAGTTTGGAAAAACCTACACAGTTATGGTTCAACACATTGCACATTAAATGTGTAACGTTGCCCTAAAGTTATTTTTCTGTAGTCTATATGGTGTCATGATCACCACTGATCACACCTAGTTTGTGTGATGTTTCATATACGTTAATAGCAGGTAATGCACCAGGATCTAGTTTTGAATGCACCAGTATCAGATTTTTCAACCCAGGTACTAGCAACATATGGGCCTCGAATATAATGCGCCCAAGCTTAACACTTTAATCATTATTAAATATCATATTCCATTAATGTAaagctaaaaatatatataagagAAGTCTCAGTCGGGGTTAGATAACCATGGAAGAATGAATAAGCAAAGTCGGGTAAAGTATAAAAATATCACCATTTAACATATGCACAGTGTCTTTTCTGGGCCTTGGCAGTCAGATTACTGGGGAAATGTGACGAGCAGtgctacatacagtggggcaaaaaaatatttagtcaaccaccaattgtgcaagttctcccacttaaaaagatgagaggcctgtaattttcatcataggtacacttcaactatgagagacaaaatcagagaaaaaaaaaatccagaaaatcacattgtatttatttgcaaattatggtggaaaataagtatttggtcaataacaaaagtttatctcaatactttgttatataccctttgttggcaatgacagaggtcaaacgctttctgtaagtcttcacaaggtttccacacactgttgctggtattttggcccattcctccatgcagatctcctctagagcagtgatgttttggggctgttgctgggcaacacggactttcaactccctccgaagattttggggttgagatctggagactggctaggccactccaggactttgggatcattgtcatggtGAAAGatccagccacatttcatcttcaatgcccttgctgatggaaggaggttttcactcaaaatctcacgatacatggccccattcattctttcctttacacggatcagtcttcctggtccctttgcagaaaaacagccccaaagcataatgtttccacccccatgcttcacagtaggtatggtgttctttggatgcaactcagcattctttgtcctccaaacacgacgagttgagtttttaccaaaaagttatattttggtttcatctgaccatatgacattctcccaatcttcttctggatcatccaaatgctctctagcaaacttcagacgtgcctggacatgtactggcttaagcaaggggacacatctggcactgcaggatttgagtccctggcgtcgtagtgtgttactgatggtaggctttgttactttggtcccagctctctgcaggtcattcactagctcaccgttcttgtgatcattttgcgtggaaccccagatcgagggagattatcagtggtcttgtatgtcttccatttcctaataattgctcccacagttgatttcttcaaaccaagctgcttacctattgcagattcagtcttcccagcctggtgcaggtctacaattttgtttctggtgtcctttgacagctctttggtcttggccatagtggagtttggagtgtgactgtttgaggttgtggacaggtgtcttttatactcataagttcaaacaggtgccattaatacaggtaacaaggggaggacagaggagcctcttaaagaagaagttacaggtctgtgagagccagaaatcttgcttgtttgtaggtgatcaaatacttattttccaccatcatttgcaaataaattcattaacaatcctacaatgtgattttctggattttttttctcattttgtctgtcatagttgaagtatacctatgaggaaaattacaggcctctcatctttttaagtgggagaacttacacaattggtggctgactgaatacttttttgccccactgtaagatATATTGATGACGTTCTGTTATTCCTTAAAGACCCAGGCTCAAGTGTACCTAGATTGATGGATGTTTTACAAACATTTGGAACATATTCAGGGTATGTGCTTTTTAACGTACACAAGACCCAAGCCCTAATATATAATTATACCCCACAGGAAGAGCTGAAGAATAGGTATAACTTCACCTGGACCTCTTCATCCATTAAATATCTGGGAGTAAATTCACCAAAAGATACACCCAAACTTTATTGCAATAATTACGATCACATCAACAAGAAAATATATGATGACCTAGACAGGTGGAATTCACTTCCCTTAGATCTTAGTAGTAGAATTTAAACAATCAAAATGAACATCCTGCCAAGGTTAATGTATTTGTTCCAATCACTGCCCATAGAAATCCCACCTAAACAGTTTAGGGAATGGGACAAATGGATATCAAGGTTGATCTGGAACAGTAAGAGACCAAGAACTAgatatacaacattacagttaacaaAAAACTGTGGGGGTATGGCCTTACCAAACTTAAAATATTATTATGTGTCAGCCCAATTGAGACCCCTGGTGTGTTGGTGCAATTCAGAATACGAATCCAAATGGAAAGACATGAAGACTACTTTGACAGAGAAACCCATACAGTCAGTTTGGGGAAATAAGGACATGGTAAAATAAATATACAATAGACAAAATCAGTGGATTAATTTCTCTCTGAAGACATGGTTTAGGGTAGTTAAGCAAAATAATTTAGACAGAGAGATCAAACTGCTGAGTTGGCTCGCATACGACCCCAGCTTCATCCCTGCAACTTAGGACAGCAGGTTTAAACAATGGACGCAGAAAGGCATCACATCATTCAGTACAATTATAAGGAATGGGAACCTAGACAACTTCCAGGACCTAAGTAAAAAACATGGCTTGGATAAACAAGATTTTTACAGATACCTACAAGTTCGACACTATTTCTTAAGGGAGATAAAAGTGACTGACCCTCGAGCACCTCCAAAATTAATTCAAGTATTCACTAACGCATACAACTTGGGGAGTAACAAAAAAACGATTTCAAATCTCTACTTGGGTATTCAATCCTCAAAGAAACATTCTACAAACTATATTAAAAATAAATGGGAGGAGGAACTTAACATTGAAGTAACTGATGAAACATGGTTGAACATGTTAGAGACTCAACAAAGCTACACCAACTTGAGGTCATGGAGAGAATTCTGTTGGAAGAATGTTATACGTTTGTTCATAACACCTAAACTGAAATTAAAACAGACTGGCTCACTACACCCTTGTTGGAGAGAATGCGGCCTATTGAGGGCAGACCAATTTCACATCTTTTGGACTTGCCCTGCAATCGAAACATACTGGGGAGAAATAAGATCTAACATTGGAAAAATCATGTGATTTGACATAGAACAAACATTAATTTCTTTGTACTTGGGTGAAATACCTGATAACTTACATAATAGAGAAAAGTACCTCTTGAAGGTCCTACTGGCAGCCAGTAAAAAGGCTATGTGGAGGTCCGGTCTTATATGGAGGAGCCCCTCCTCCAAATATGTGCAGATCTTCTGAGCTGGTGGAAGAACAAGGCCTCTGTCTACCCACGGCTatctaaagtcatgacagggagactCTGCATAGTGGCCACATCCGTTCCCTCTGAGAGGGTCTTCTCGAAAACGGGACAAATAATTACTGAGAGAAGAAACCGCATCAGCCCCTCGAAAGTGAGGCAGTTTGCATTTCTGAATGCAAATCTCTCATAAAAGCTAAATATGgtgctgctggttataa
Proteins encoded:
- the LOC115146765 gene encoding zinc finger and BTB domain-containing protein 17-like; its protein translation is MANNNIIFTPFLPLKKKPDRDSEWRKLKDKSRNRINIGEAFTRWRNLKEEKSMPTDAEVALFLLDRLAAPPPQPAAPPPSPEDIIVNINCLLQLFQRCEQCRRESVIQTQGDRTCLSVTQHCQSCNHRRTWASNASTVQTTHRGNGDEPQNIQVDMQVALPSEDTDGALPSENRDGDLPSEDRDEALDLTGSLEMEVTVDQPPRPGGSGMSLVRGKNEGNKGTEERKKVTKVVLDSEMDCARSQEDNGLSSQENEEGEERKGKFLGGEQQENGAEQRASIEVTIYSIEPEDSESPTSQIDKGEKTADGCEGEGDVCEMEGEETDEEDRRTESDSEFDPEAEEEGLRESDSEFDPEEEKPTSRRGRGRGRGRGKGRSRGRQLQQAAGETGLDESAEDSDGSPSSPQRDQQDQESFSGAAGEPDSGDLVSIRQKFKYSKKHHMVLCPECGVLYTTRLKHHKCEHKFMVRCPDCGQGCASELGLKQHRRLHRQDLKFPCKFCLQSFRTRPDKLTHEKSHRFKRLKGHRCYSCSECPLSFDNILIRNRHLREHESKRHICHTCYKEFNKGHLLERHALSHSDDKPFKCQVCQRAFAQLSQLKSHLRVHTGERPFQCQRCDKSFNHNVSLKNHVRRYHSPDSGLDPDGGTEVEGQGGRRETDGRTGQEGGR